In Drosophila suzukii chromosome Y, CBGP_Dsuzu_IsoJpt1.0, whole genome shotgun sequence, the following proteins share a genomic window:
- the LOC139353580 gene encoding RNA-binding protein Raly-like encodes MSNTPIEGYLLLRGPTHLTSRIFVGNLPPCSRKELAQLCARYGKVLGTMIEETFGFVQFESERQANIAILALHQPRFKAKTLTVHSATFQSMEEHGHDSRQFGEDVLVAEADSSGQDLIADCEIIAMDLQGF; translated from the coding sequence ATGTCCAATACGCCGATCGAAGGATATTTGCTGCTCAGGGGACCAACCCATCTTACCAGTCGAATCTTCGTAGGAAACCTGCCGCCATGCAGCCGCAAGGAACTTGCTCAGCTATGTGCACGTTATGGAAAAGTTTTGGGTACAATGATAGAGGAGACGTTTGGTTTTGTTCAGTTCGAGAGCGAAAGACAGGCCAACATAGCTATTCTGGCTCTGCACCAGCCGCGATTCAAGGCCAAAACCCTGACTGTCCACAGCGCCACCTTTCAATCTATGGAGGAACACGGACATGACTCCAGACAGTTTGGGGAGGATGTGCTCGTCGCCGAGGCCGACTCTTCGGGGCAGGATCTGATTGCCGACTGCGAGATCATAGCCATGGATCTCCAAGGCTTCTGA